The segment TATCTGTTTTCTGATTTcttatatgttttaatatttttattcctgtgatgcgcagctgtattttcagcatcatttctccagtcttcagtgtcacatgatcttcagaaatcagaataatatgctttgctgctattatcaatgttgaaaaaagttgtgctgtttcatatttttgtggaatccatgatacattttttaagatactttattgaacaaagtttaaaataacagcatctataaaaaataaaaaaaatgtgtaactttataaattagtgtcacttttgatcaatttaatgtgtccttgtggaataaaaatattaaaattgaccccaaacttttgaatggtattttaaattttaaaacaattgtttcTTTAGTGAAGATATGTTTTCATAAAAGCAGTAGTTCACTTGAGGTTGTGTGTAACAATGCTTCACGCTGTGACTAACAGCATATCTCAAGcataataaaatcaatcaatggACATTCTCTTAAGCCTTGTTGCTTTATTATATTTCAATTGTATTTAATATCAAAAGATTGATTGAAAGTCTCGTCCTCCCTCTGCAGAAGGACAAATCAAGCACACAGGAGCGTAAGCCACGGCTGGCGAGGCCCTCCGGTCGTCTTTGCACTGAGCTCCACCGGCACCTCACCACCGCGCAGGAGACCGAGGACACACCTTCAGCTGacacagaggaagaggaggaagaggaagaggacagTGACTCAGAGGAGTCGTCCAGCAGCGAGGGCGAGAGCATGGTCTGTGTCGAGCCACCAAAGCCTCAGTTCTCCTCGGAGAAGGAGCTGCACTCTGTAGTGGAGCTCATCAAATACATGCACACGTACTGCCTGCCCATACGCAAACAGGCCATCTGGGATCGCAGAGAGCGTAAGGCCAAGCCCGAGAGCTCGCAGATCTCCCGCAGTCTTCCTGTGAACCCTCAGAAACCATCTCCTCTGACCAAGCCGAGGGCTCCCTTCACTCGCCGCAGGGAAATCAAAGCCCACTCGCTTCTGAAGGATCTGCTGGAGGATGTCAGCTCATTTGACGTGAGCAAGCCTTACAGAATGCACAGCCCTCCTTATATCCACTGCAGAGGGGCTGCGACTCGGCTCGCCACTGAACTTCAGCCCAAAGCCGAACCTAAAGACTCGGACTGCGAGAGCTCGCAGAAGGCCGCAAAGCGCCCCAAGAGCCCCGAGCCGGAAGAAGGCTCCTTCTCGGTCAGGCGTTCTCGCCGGCTGGCCTCCTTCCCCAGCCGATTCGCTAAGAGAGTGCGTGTGAACTGCAGACGGTCGGAAGCCAGTGTTGGACAATCGAGCGAGGAGGAGAACGCGGTCAAGCATCCTCCCACCGAGCCTCCTTCTGATAGCAGGCAGAGGAGCAGCTCCCACAAGACGTCTGAAGCCCATAACCCACGCTGCAGTGACGGTAAGACACGAACAACACTCGAGGAATGAAAACTGCAAGTTCACTCCTAAAACTAGAGATTCACATGACAAAgacacactatttatttatttttgtgcatctGAATctgttatttgtaaaaaaaaaaaatatatatatagatgaatattaaaacattaatatttagaaAACTTGTCGACAgttaagtgtgcacgcaagaagTCATATTTTCTTTTCACGTggcaaaaataacattatatgaaattaataaaaaaatttaatctaaataaaagtattaattattattattatttttttattattttaatttacttttttttttttacattattcctcaaaaaaacattttagttcagtggttcttttagaaaaacatatttttactgttgcttttacacacacacacacatgtgcacacacatatatatatatgttttattctatgtaatttatataatttatttgataatttatatggatttatataaatgtatatttttatatttgtcagTAGATTTTAACTTTATCTTTGCTCAAAGATAACAAACTTTTTTGTTCTGTCATTTTTTTGAACCCAGAAACCGAATGCTGATGTGAACAACTTGTAATAAACCTTTAAGCATGATTTTAATATTCAGAGAGCACTGTGTGTGCTGTGGAGATCTCTAACATCTGTCTGTTGTTCTGATTGCAGAGAAACGCTCCTGCCTCTGTCTGCCGCTGGCGTCCAAATCCAACgggtgtgtgtttcattcatatctAATCTATTCGTGAGCCCTGGAACATTTCCAGGCCGACAGTTTAAGACCACGGCTGGACTCCGTCCATCTTCTGAATCGCCTAGAGGAGGCTTGTAGAGTTGCTGTTTTTACATAACAAAGCACTCGGTCTCACGCAGTAAAACTTTACTATAAATAGCCCTGAGGTTCTTCTACCAATTACAGTCATTTGTTGTTCTCTGCATATACATAGCTCAGACATGGTGTGAAGTAAAACGACCGAGATTAATCAAACCCTGCTCCAAATGTCATTAGTAGACAAATATAGACCTCCACAACAGTAAATCTGATGCATGTAGTTGAGACTGCatcctttcctctctctctctgtttttcttgTCCATGTAAGGGTTTAATAGACTGCAATCTCTTTCTGTATTTCTCTGATCAGAGACGCGCCGTATGCCAACAAGCCCTTTGAGCAGACTCTCTCTGTGGAGCTGTGTGGCACAGCAGGTAATTTTGCACACTCAGTGAGgggtatttttgttttataagtgTGTCGTTTTTTGGCATTGTGTGAGCTATTAGCACTTGATTCACCTCATATGTTCTCACACATGCTAGTAGCTTGCCAGTATTTGCACAGGATTTAAAATGTAGCTAATGACGTGTCTGAATTAGGCTAGCGAATGTCTAAATGAACTGAATGGTAAATGACTTTGTGCTGTTACTGGGCACTGGTCAAACAAATGTGTTTAAGCTCAAGTTCAAGcatctatgtaaaaaaaaaaaaaaaaaaaaaatgtattctgcaTATTTATgctactgttgaaaagtttggggccagtaagatttttgaaaagagatgctcatcaaggctgcatttatttgatgaaaaaatacagcaaaaacagtaatattgtgaaatattagtacaatttaaaataaaagttttctatttgaaatattgtaaaatttaatatattcatgtgatgcaaagctctatttccagcatcattcctccagtcttcagtgtcacataatccttcagcaATTATTGCTGTTTAagaaacagtattattattattattacaattttgcttcatcatatttttgtggaaactattatacatttataaaggaTTCTTATTTTCGGTATAAATAGATCAAAAGGACATTatctatttgaaatagaaatctttagtaacattataaatgtgtttactgtcacttttaatcaactgaatgtgtcattgctgaataaaagcaacaacaacaaaaaatgtaccAACCTCAACTTTTCAAACAGTGGTTTTTACATATGTAAGATTTCTGAAGTTCAATGCTTAGTTTTAGAGGTTAGTATGTGCAGAAGCACTGGAGATAATTGCTTATAAGTGATTCAAGTTAATcttttgttattatatattatacatgctTCATATTATGTATGACTCCTTTTGTAAGCTTCATTAATTATGTTCATTTTCTGGCTGTTTTGTGCTGTGACTAATAACAGAATGCTTGGTGATATTCAatggtgttcatgtgtgtgtcgTAGTGATTAATGAGTGTGTGTTTTCCAGGCCTGACCCCCCCCACCACACCTCCTCATAAACCAGTGGAGGACGAGCTCTTCAAACCAGATGGAAAAGTTGAGCTCAGCACCAAGAGTTCGTGCCTGGCGCGGGCGCATATACGCAAGCTCCCAGAGCAGACGGAGCTGTACGCCCAGCTGCGCCGGATGGGCCAAACGGGCGACATGGACGCTAAGGAAGGGGCGCAACGTGCGTACGGGGACCACGATTACTGCCTGTTGGGCCTGGGAGAGAGTTGCAAGACACTGGAGCTAGAGAGACAGGAGGAGAGGCTCCTAACCGATCGCCAGCAAAGGACTGAGGCTGATTCACCCGGTCCAGAGCAGACCAGTCAACCCTCACCTGTCCGGCCTCCCACCCCAGAGCTGGACGCCCAGTCCCCAGTTTCCTGTTCGCCCCCCTCTCCCGGCTGCAAACTCCCCTTCAGGTACTGAATACTCCGGGGCTTTTCCCACTGTTGCATTTTGCTGAACTTCTGACTTTGAAAAGTGCAATTGATCGCCACTTATGTAAAGCCCAAATATGTGGGTATGGTGTCTTAGGGCCCCTAATCGACGACTAAACGTTAGTCGACCTGAATAATAATCAGTTAGAttagtgcagaaaaaaaaacaggttggaAATCAAACTCAGTATAACGTTAGCTATAGTTTTAAGAATAATTCTAATTCTGTTAGAATAGGGAAAGTCACACAGCTATAACCATTACAAAACAGAAGAACAaaatcattggaatcactttcagaatgactTTTTCCAACTGATGAATGATGAAACATTGTCAGCCAAACAGAATCCACAAGAACTGGGTGTTTAAAACGGCAGACAGTGAAAGTAAAACAAAGACGCTAATACAGTTCTCGTTACAGTGATCCTAACAGTGAACAGGCCTTTATTCTGGTTTTGTGTATTAATTATTCAGATTACATGTAAATTTTAATAGTGTAGCTAAAGAAATGCATAATTCTGAGGAAGCAAACATAATTCTGAGGCTTGCCATTAGTAATTACAGTAATTACAACAAGGTGTGAACGCAGTATGAGTTAAAGTTAAAGTCCTACATCCCATCAGAAATGTTTGGCAATGAtctagatgtaaaaaaaaactgtaaacttgCAGAAtcacggcaaaaaaaaaaatttattttgtttagtatttttcttgtttttagtaAAAAACATCTAAACATGCTTAAATCAAGAATCATTTACTTGAGGAAAAAAGTTAAGATATTGAGTAattttctgattttttaaaaataaaattttttaatgtggttcttttttacttaaaacaagaaaaaaaattattaaaataataaaaattattttttaaattataaaaaataaatcatcttaattcaaagggaaaGCATGGTTGTTTTTCTTGCCCCAGTGGCAGATAATTTTTCTCACTTTAagaattttgtttagatttttttttttggtggatggCGGGGTTGCAAGACTTAATATCTTCAGTTTTTTTCAAGTAAACGTatcttgattcaagaatgtttagatatttgtaatggAAAACTAGACAGAAAATgctaaatatgaaacaaaaaattGAAGACTAGAAATGCTTTCATAATTTTGAGTGTTCCATGTTCCATGTTTGGAAATCAGAGATAtcacccttatgaaaattaaccatggttttattacagAAGAAGTGTagtaaccacagttttactacaaataccatggttaaactatggttagtgtagcaaaccCATGGTTAAGTTAAGATGGTTAATCTATACCCAGatctgatagacatctttaagatgtcagttttacatcctaaagacatcttctaaacgtGTATTTGACATCTGATTGCAAATGTCCTATAGACGTGTTgtagatgagcaaacactcaaaaaaatgcatcttgcagatgtaaatgcagacatcaAATAGATGCTTTTATGCTAGAAACCAtgtttttgtggttttatttgtagtaaaaccagtAGTAATTTTGTAGTAATAATTTAATAAGGGGAGAAATATCCTATCTGTGCAACTgcctttaataatttaaaaagagcAATGTATTAACTACATGCTTTTTCAATGTATTAGTCATTTTGAGTAACTCAGCCCCGTCATGCTTCTTTCAGCGATGAGAGCTCTGTGACATGCCACGGCGCAGCTGAGAAATGGAGCAAGACAAAGTGTGGACAAGAGAATGATGTGGTAGGTCATGTTTTCAAACTGATTTTATTAGTCGCAGCACTAAGCTCATTATCAAAGCCGTAGATGCATCTGATGTCTTATTCGTTTTTCCTTTAAGTGCCGTTGAGTTTATTTATTCTAATCCGCTGTGCATTCACAGAACAAGTGCCAAGTGATCTACATTCACAACCTTCCGAGCAGCGTCACTCAGTCCATGCTGCGTAAGCGCTTCGAGGCCTTCGGCCGTCCGGAGGACTGTAAAGTGGTCATCAAAAACGAGTGGGTTCCATTTGTGTCTACTTCCCTGAGCGTATCGTGCCCTGAGTGGGAGAATGGAGCGCTGatgtttctgtgtgtttttgtagGGAGCGTTGTGGGGTGATCACACTGAGACCATCTCAGGACGGCCAGACCTCACGGCACAGGTGGGACTCACTCGGTCCGAGCGGAGGGAGCAGCAGCCAGCGGTTCGACAGGAAGCGTTACATAGATCTGGGTAAGAGAACAGAGAGCTTCTGTCTCTTTGATGTCGTCTTTGCATCAGACGTCTGATGCTCTGTTCTGAGTCAGATGTAGTCAGAGGAAGGTGTCTTCTCATTTCTAAGCTAATAAACAGCCTAATTCAacttcatttgcatttaaatggaaaaaagacTTTTTGATTCTTGGTTGACCTGCTTGAAAAAGCAGGGTGCATTTTTAATTATAGTCAGACCGGTGCGCCGCAGTGCTTGCTATTACATCAAGTCAGTTCCAGACAATGAGAATGAAAATGTGCTCATTTTTTAAATCACACTCATCATGTAATTCAATGTGCTGAATCAGGTTATATCTAGCCTATATTAAAGTTTGCTTAAAAAAGGTTAGAAAACTGCTGTCAACATATATGTTGTGTTTTGTAAATGACTGATGCTGGTATCTTGATCAGTGATACTCTGCTGGTTTTGCTTCGTAACACAGTTCAAAAATAGTTTTTCATACAAAAGTAAATCAAATATTGAAATCATATtaaagttcaaataaatgcacaggctCATTATGCAGATTAGTAACATGAAATGCATGAACTGAATGGAAAAACCAAGATTTGTTGAAGTGAATTGAGTAAATGTGTGATTTATCATCCTAAAATATATAGACACTGAGCCAAGTGTTGGATTAGTAATGGCCATATAATAAAGCAGTGctgtaacttaaataaaatgaatacataacATTTAGGGTcaattaaataaaacttaaaaaaaagacaaaataaaaaataaaattgacaagCACACCGCAAAACTAGTCTCaagtctactttttttttatagagcCCTTTCCACTACAATGTAGACCAAATGACTGTACAGCAACACAACAATACAAggaaactataaataaataaaaattaaacaaaaacagaaaacagaacaaaTTACATCTTCCAAAAATCAACAATTAAATAGCCATAGAGAATAAGTATGTTTTGGCACGAGATTTAAAGACATCATCTGTGGTTGCAGATCTGATGTCAGGTGGAAGggtatttcacaattttgggtCAGCGACCGAAAATCTCCTTTCGTTTTCAGGGCGAGTTTGTGGAACTGGGAGCAGTAAGCAGTTATATGATCTTCGAGGTCTACCAAAGTTCATATGAACTAAGCCCATAATATATTTTGGGGCCATATCATAGACAGCTTTAAAAACGTGCAATAACAACTTATACTGAATCCGATATTTAAGCTAATAAGGagccttgctgctgcattctggaccaATTGCAAATAAGAGATTGGCTTACTCccaaaaaaagtgcattaaaatagtCCAAACGGGATGAGATTAATGCATAAATCACTATCTCAAGGTCAGCAACAGACAAAAAGGATTTCATTTTTGCAATAGTCCTCAACTGAAAGAAGCAACTTTTCACCACACATTTAATCTGATGGTCAAAAGTTAGAACTGAgctacaaattattattaaattcctGATTTGGGACTACACATTGGTTGTCCATGTACCTAAAACATAATTTATGTCACTGTCAACCTTATTTGGCCCAAAAATGCAAAATTCAGATTTACTCGCATTTAGCTGTAGGCGATTTTGCTTTAACCAGCCCTTCACCTTCACAAGACATAATAACAAAGATGAATGAGAAGTTGATCCTCTAGGTCTAATAGGCaaataaatctgaatatcatcagcataaagatGATAAGacatactatgttttttttttttaataaggccTAAAGGCAGCAAAAATAGTGAAAACAGAATAGGCCCCAAAACGGAGCCCTGTGGAACTCCACAAAGCAATAGAGACTAAAGAGGAAGAAAATTCCCCAATTCTCACTGAAAAGGATCTTCCCTTCAAATAGgaagaaaaccattttaaaacagtCACTCTCAGACCCAGAACATGCTCTAAACGTTTAATAAGGATATCATGATCTATTAGATCAAAAGCTGCACTATGGTCGAGCATAATTAAAgctagactagactagactagaatTAACATGAAAACCgaaaatataataacaaaagATACAACATGTATAATTACTATAATTCTGTATAAATAATGGTAAAGTAACATGTATCAAACAGCAGGTAATTTTACACCATTATATTGTAGAGTTTGACATTAACAACC is part of the Carassius carassius chromosome 33, fCarCar2.1, whole genome shotgun sequence genome and harbors:
- the LOC132113506 gene encoding peroxisome proliferator-activated receptor gamma coactivator 1-beta-like, whose amino-acid sequence is MADCASLLDDELSSFVFNYLTENSGSQYGEEEVCSDADFPDFDLSQLDASDFDSVNCLSELHWCDEHSDHSPASIQYSGGDPELFEEENAALLAALTDSLDGIVEDGVGGLSVFPSLGDDPEEGEEEEEEEEEDDLPLDSEPLPGSLSPETEDPSLLKKLLLSPPNVPAGLDSHKDGSVFRHSSRSQHVKPVKPLLKKDKSSTQERKPRLARPSGRLCTELHRHLTTAQETEDTPSADTEEEEEEEEDSDSEESSSSEGESMVCVEPPKPQFSSEKELHSVVELIKYMHTYCLPIRKQAIWDRRERKAKPESSQISRSLPVNPQKPSPLTKPRAPFTRRREIKAHSLLKDLLEDVSSFDVSKPYRMHSPPYIHCRGAATRLATELQPKAEPKDSDCESSQKAAKRPKSPEPEEGSFSVRRSRRLASFPSRFAKRVRVNCRRSEASVGQSSEEENAVKHPPTEPPSDSRQRSSSHKTSEAHNPRCSDEKRSCLCLPLASKSNGDAPYANKPFEQTLSVELCGTAGLTPPTTPPHKPVEDELFKPDGKVELSTKSSCLARAHIRKLPEQTELYAQLRRMGQTGDMDAKEGAQRAYGDHDYCLLGLGESCKTLELERQEERLLTDRQQRTEADSPGPEQTSQPSPVRPPTPELDAQSPVSCSPPSPGCKLPFSDESSVTCHGAAEKWSKTKCGQENDVNKCQVIYIHNLPSSVTQSMLRKRFEAFGRPEDCKVVIKNEERCGVITLRPSQDGQTSRHRWDSLGPSGGSSSQRFDRKRYIDLDEAGPGPVKSKYDALDFDALLKEAQRSLHR